One genomic segment of Acomys russatus chromosome 6, mAcoRus1.1, whole genome shotgun sequence includes these proteins:
- the Pfkfb2 gene encoding 6-phosphofructo-2-kinase/fructose-2,6-bisphosphatase 2 isoform X5, whose amino-acid sequence MSGNNESSTEPRSSSGGSSSKPHTSNPRKAGKNCSWASYMTNSPTLIVMIGLPARGKTYVSKKLTRYLNWIGVPTKVFNLGVYRREAVKSYMSYDFFRHDNEEAMKIRKQCALVALEDVKSYLTEESGQIAVFDATNTTRERRDMILNFAQQNAFKVFFVESVCDDPDVIAANILEVKVSSPDYPERNRENVMEDFLKRIECYKVTYQPLDPDSYDKDLSFIKVINVGQRFLVNKVQDYIQSKIVYYLMNIHVQPRTIYLCRHGESDFNLLGKIGGDSGLSVRGKEFAQHLKKFLEEQEIQDLKVWTSQLKRTIQTAESLGVTYEQWKILNEIDAGVCEEMTYSEIEKRYPEEFALRDQEKYLYRYPGGESYQDLVQRLEPVIMELERQGNILVISHQAVMRCLLAYFLDKGADELPYLRCPLHTIFKLTPVAYGCKVETIKLNVEAVDTHRDKPTHNFPKSQTPVRMRRNSFTPLSSSNTIRRPRNYSVGSRPLKPLSPLRALDMQEGADQPKTQVLQGSAQATEPPQKALEFANGHREVEKVLTEHRHPSMASLTLLS is encoded by the exons catGGGCTTCCTACATGACCAACTCTCCAACTCTCATTGTAATGATTGGTTTGCCAGCCCGGGGTAAAACTTATGTGTCCAAGAAACTAACTCGTTACCTCAACTGGATTGGAGTACCCACCAAAG TGTTTAATCTTGGGGTATATCGGCGTGAAGCAGTCAAGTCCTACATGTCTTATGACTTCTTCCGACATGACAATGAAGAGGCTATGAAGATCCGcaa ACAGTGTGCTCTGGTGGCCCTGGAAGATGTCAAGTCCTATTTGACTGAAGAGAGTGGGCAGATTGCG GTGTTTGACGCCACCAACACTACTCGGGAGAGGAGGGACATGATTTTGAACTTTGCCCAGCAGAATGCCTTCAAG GTATTCTTTGTGGAGTCTGTCTGTGATGATCCTGATGTCATTGCTGCCAATATTCTG GAGGTAAAAGTGTCAAGCCCTGACTACCCCGAAAGGAATAGGGAGAATGTGATGGAGGACTTCCTGAAGAGAATTGAGTGCTACAAAGTCACTTACCAGCCCCTTGACCCAGACAGCTATGATAA GGATCTTTCTTTCATCAAGGTGATAAATGTAGGCCAGAGATTTCTGGTCAACAAAGTTCAGGACTATATCCAGAGTAAGATCGTCTACTACCTTATGAATATCCACGTCCAGCCTCGCACCATCTACCTTTGCCGGCATGGAGAGAGCGACTTCAATCTTTTGGGGAAGATTGGTGGTGACTCTGGCCTTTCAGTTCGAGGGAAGGAG TTTGCTCAGCATCTGAAGAAGTTTCTGGAGGAACAGGAGATCCAAGACCTCAAAGTGTGGACGAGCCAGTTGAAGAGAACAATTCAGACCGCCGAGTCCCTCGGGGTGACCTATGAGCAGTGGAAGATCCTAAATGAGATCGATGCT GGCGTGTGCGAGGAGATGACATATTCGGAGATTGAGAAGCGGTACCCAGAGGAATTTGCTCTTCGAGATCAAGAGAAGTATCTGTACCGATATCCTGGTGGGGAG TCATACCAGGACCTGGTGCAGCGACTGGAGCCTGTCATCATGGAGCTGGAGCGCCAGGGCAACATCCTCGTCATCTCCCACCAGGCTGTCATGCGCTGCCTCCTGGCCTACTTCTTGGATAAAGGCGCAG atgaGTTGCCATACTTGAGGTGTCCCCTGCACACCATCTTCAAACTTACCCCTGTGGCCTACG GTTGCAAAGTGGAAACAATTAAACTGAATGTGGAGGCTGTGGACACTCATCGTGACAAGCCAACT CACAACTTCCCCAAGAGCCAAACCCCTGTAAGGATGAGAAGGAACAGCTTTACGCCTCTGTCCAGTTCGAACACAATAAGGCGTCCAAGAAATTACAGTGTTGGGAGCCGGCCCCTCAAGCCCCTCAGCCCTCTCCGCGCCCTGGACATGCAAGAAGGGGCGGACCAGCCGAAGACCCAA GTCCTTCAAGGGTCAGCCCAGGCCACAGAACCTCCACAGAAAGCCCTGGAGTTTGCAAACGGACATAGG GAAGTGGAGAAGGTACTGACTGAGCACAGACACCCCTCAATGGCATCTCTCACATTGCTCTCCTGA
- the Pfkfb2 gene encoding 6-phosphofructo-2-kinase/fructose-2,6-bisphosphatase 2 isoform X2: MSGNNESSTEPRSSSGGSSSKPHTSNPRKAGKNCSWASYMTNSPTLIVMIGLPARGKTYVSKKLTRYLNWIGVPTKVFNLGVYRREAVKSYMSYDFFRHDNEEAMKIRKQCALVALEDVKSYLTEESGQIAVFDATNTTRERRDMILNFAQQNAFKVFFVESVCDDPDVIAANILEVKVSSPDYPERNRENVMEDFLKRIECYKVTYQPLDPDSYDKDLSFIKVINVGQRFLVNKVQDYIQSKIVYYLMNIHVQPRTIYLCRHGESDFNLLGKIGGDSGLSVRGKEFAQHLKKFLEEQEIQDLKVWTSQLKRTIQTAESLGVTYEQWKILNEIDAGVCEEMTYSEIEKRYPEEFALRDQEKYLYRYPGGESYQDLVQRLEPVIMELERQGNILVISHQAVMRCLLAYFLDKGADELPYLRCPLHTIFKLTPVAYGCKVETIKLNVEAVDTHRDKPTHNFPKSQTPVRMRRNSFTPLSSSNTIRRPRNYSVGSRPLKPLSPLRALDMQEGADQPKTQVSIPEVEKVLTEHRHPSMASLTLLS; the protein is encoded by the exons catGGGCTTCCTACATGACCAACTCTCCAACTCTCATTGTAATGATTGGTTTGCCAGCCCGGGGTAAAACTTATGTGTCCAAGAAACTAACTCGTTACCTCAACTGGATTGGAGTACCCACCAAAG TGTTTAATCTTGGGGTATATCGGCGTGAAGCAGTCAAGTCCTACATGTCTTATGACTTCTTCCGACATGACAATGAAGAGGCTATGAAGATCCGcaa ACAGTGTGCTCTGGTGGCCCTGGAAGATGTCAAGTCCTATTTGACTGAAGAGAGTGGGCAGATTGCG GTGTTTGACGCCACCAACACTACTCGGGAGAGGAGGGACATGATTTTGAACTTTGCCCAGCAGAATGCCTTCAAG GTATTCTTTGTGGAGTCTGTCTGTGATGATCCTGATGTCATTGCTGCCAATATTCTG GAGGTAAAAGTGTCAAGCCCTGACTACCCCGAAAGGAATAGGGAGAATGTGATGGAGGACTTCCTGAAGAGAATTGAGTGCTACAAAGTCACTTACCAGCCCCTTGACCCAGACAGCTATGATAA GGATCTTTCTTTCATCAAGGTGATAAATGTAGGCCAGAGATTTCTGGTCAACAAAGTTCAGGACTATATCCAGAGTAAGATCGTCTACTACCTTATGAATATCCACGTCCAGCCTCGCACCATCTACCTTTGCCGGCATGGAGAGAGCGACTTCAATCTTTTGGGGAAGATTGGTGGTGACTCTGGCCTTTCAGTTCGAGGGAAGGAG TTTGCTCAGCATCTGAAGAAGTTTCTGGAGGAACAGGAGATCCAAGACCTCAAAGTGTGGACGAGCCAGTTGAAGAGAACAATTCAGACCGCCGAGTCCCTCGGGGTGACCTATGAGCAGTGGAAGATCCTAAATGAGATCGATGCT GGCGTGTGCGAGGAGATGACATATTCGGAGATTGAGAAGCGGTACCCAGAGGAATTTGCTCTTCGAGATCAAGAGAAGTATCTGTACCGATATCCTGGTGGGGAG TCATACCAGGACCTGGTGCAGCGACTGGAGCCTGTCATCATGGAGCTGGAGCGCCAGGGCAACATCCTCGTCATCTCCCACCAGGCTGTCATGCGCTGCCTCCTGGCCTACTTCTTGGATAAAGGCGCAG atgaGTTGCCATACTTGAGGTGTCCCCTGCACACCATCTTCAAACTTACCCCTGTGGCCTACG GTTGCAAAGTGGAAACAATTAAACTGAATGTGGAGGCTGTGGACACTCATCGTGACAAGCCAACT CACAACTTCCCCAAGAGCCAAACCCCTGTAAGGATGAGAAGGAACAGCTTTACGCCTCTGTCCAGTTCGAACACAATAAGGCGTCCAAGAAATTACAGTGTTGGGAGCCGGCCCCTCAAGCCCCTCAGCCCTCTCCGCGCCCTGGACATGCAAGAAGGGGCGGACCAGCCGAAGACCCAAGTCAGCATTCCG GAAGTGGAGAAGGTACTGACTGAGCACAGACACCCCTCAATGGCATCTCTCACATTGCTCTCCTGA
- the Pfkfb2 gene encoding 6-phosphofructo-2-kinase/fructose-2,6-bisphosphatase 2 isoform X1 codes for MSGNNESSTEPRSSSGGSSSKPHTSNPRKAGKNCSWASYMTNSPTLIVMIGLPARGKTYVSKKLTRYLNWIGVPTKVFNLGVYRREAVKSYMSYDFFRHDNEEAMKIRKQCALVALEDVKSYLTEESGQIAVFDATNTTRERRDMILNFAQQNAFKVFFVESVCDDPDVIAANILEVKVSSPDYPERNRENVMEDFLKRIECYKVTYQPLDPDSYDKDLSFIKVINVGQRFLVNKVQDYIQSKIVYYLMNIHVQPRTIYLCRHGESDFNLLGKIGGDSGLSVRGKEFAQHLKKFLEEQEIQDLKVWTSQLKRTIQTAESLGVTYEQWKILNEIDAGVCEEMTYSEIEKRYPEEFALRDQEKYLYRYPGGESYQDLVQRLEPVIMELERQGNILVISHQAVMRCLLAYFLDKGADELPYLRCPLHTIFKLTPVAYGCKVETIKLNVEAVDTHRDKPTHNFPKSQTPVRMRRNSFTPLSSSNTIRRPRNYSVGSRPLKPLSPLRALDMQEGADQPKTQVSIPPGPSRVSPGHRTSTESPGVCKRT; via the exons catGGGCTTCCTACATGACCAACTCTCCAACTCTCATTGTAATGATTGGTTTGCCAGCCCGGGGTAAAACTTATGTGTCCAAGAAACTAACTCGTTACCTCAACTGGATTGGAGTACCCACCAAAG TGTTTAATCTTGGGGTATATCGGCGTGAAGCAGTCAAGTCCTACATGTCTTATGACTTCTTCCGACATGACAATGAAGAGGCTATGAAGATCCGcaa ACAGTGTGCTCTGGTGGCCCTGGAAGATGTCAAGTCCTATTTGACTGAAGAGAGTGGGCAGATTGCG GTGTTTGACGCCACCAACACTACTCGGGAGAGGAGGGACATGATTTTGAACTTTGCCCAGCAGAATGCCTTCAAG GTATTCTTTGTGGAGTCTGTCTGTGATGATCCTGATGTCATTGCTGCCAATATTCTG GAGGTAAAAGTGTCAAGCCCTGACTACCCCGAAAGGAATAGGGAGAATGTGATGGAGGACTTCCTGAAGAGAATTGAGTGCTACAAAGTCACTTACCAGCCCCTTGACCCAGACAGCTATGATAA GGATCTTTCTTTCATCAAGGTGATAAATGTAGGCCAGAGATTTCTGGTCAACAAAGTTCAGGACTATATCCAGAGTAAGATCGTCTACTACCTTATGAATATCCACGTCCAGCCTCGCACCATCTACCTTTGCCGGCATGGAGAGAGCGACTTCAATCTTTTGGGGAAGATTGGTGGTGACTCTGGCCTTTCAGTTCGAGGGAAGGAG TTTGCTCAGCATCTGAAGAAGTTTCTGGAGGAACAGGAGATCCAAGACCTCAAAGTGTGGACGAGCCAGTTGAAGAGAACAATTCAGACCGCCGAGTCCCTCGGGGTGACCTATGAGCAGTGGAAGATCCTAAATGAGATCGATGCT GGCGTGTGCGAGGAGATGACATATTCGGAGATTGAGAAGCGGTACCCAGAGGAATTTGCTCTTCGAGATCAAGAGAAGTATCTGTACCGATATCCTGGTGGGGAG TCATACCAGGACCTGGTGCAGCGACTGGAGCCTGTCATCATGGAGCTGGAGCGCCAGGGCAACATCCTCGTCATCTCCCACCAGGCTGTCATGCGCTGCCTCCTGGCCTACTTCTTGGATAAAGGCGCAG atgaGTTGCCATACTTGAGGTGTCCCCTGCACACCATCTTCAAACTTACCCCTGTGGCCTACG GTTGCAAAGTGGAAACAATTAAACTGAATGTGGAGGCTGTGGACACTCATCGTGACAAGCCAACT CACAACTTCCCCAAGAGCCAAACCCCTGTAAGGATGAGAAGGAACAGCTTTACGCCTCTGTCCAGTTCGAACACAATAAGGCGTCCAAGAAATTACAGTGTTGGGAGCCGGCCCCTCAAGCCCCTCAGCCCTCTCCGCGCCCTGGACATGCAAGAAGGGGCGGACCAGCCGAAGACCCAAGTCAGCATTCCG ccagGTCCTTCAAGGGTCAGCCCAGGCCACAGAACCTCCACAGAAAGCCCTGGAGTTTGCAAACGGACATAG
- the Pfkfb2 gene encoding 6-phosphofructo-2-kinase/fructose-2,6-bisphosphatase 2 isoform X3: MTNSPTLIVMIGLPARGKTYVSKKLTRYLNWIGVPTKVFNLGVYRREAVKSYMSYDFFRHDNEEAMKIRKQCALVALEDVKSYLTEESGQIAVFDATNTTRERRDMILNFAQQNAFKVFFVESVCDDPDVIAANILEVKVSSPDYPERNRENVMEDFLKRIECYKVTYQPLDPDSYDKDLSFIKVINVGQRFLVNKVQDYIQSKIVYYLMNIHVQPRTIYLCRHGESDFNLLGKIGGDSGLSVRGKEFAQHLKKFLEEQEIQDLKVWTSQLKRTIQTAESLGVTYEQWKILNEIDAGVCEEMTYSEIEKRYPEEFALRDQEKYLYRYPGGESYQDLVQRLEPVIMELERQGNILVISHQAVMRCLLAYFLDKGADELPYLRCPLHTIFKLTPVAYGCKVETIKLNVEAVDTHRDKPTHNFPKSQTPVRMRRNSFTPLSSSNTIRRPRNYSVGSRPLKPLSPLRALDMQEGADQPKTQVSIPPGPSRVSPGHRTSTESPGVCKRT, encoded by the exons ATGACCAACTCTCCAACTCTCATTGTAATGATTGGTTTGCCAGCCCGGGGTAAAACTTATGTGTCCAAGAAACTAACTCGTTACCTCAACTGGATTGGAGTACCCACCAAAG TGTTTAATCTTGGGGTATATCGGCGTGAAGCAGTCAAGTCCTACATGTCTTATGACTTCTTCCGACATGACAATGAAGAGGCTATGAAGATCCGcaa ACAGTGTGCTCTGGTGGCCCTGGAAGATGTCAAGTCCTATTTGACTGAAGAGAGTGGGCAGATTGCG GTGTTTGACGCCACCAACACTACTCGGGAGAGGAGGGACATGATTTTGAACTTTGCCCAGCAGAATGCCTTCAAG GTATTCTTTGTGGAGTCTGTCTGTGATGATCCTGATGTCATTGCTGCCAATATTCTG GAGGTAAAAGTGTCAAGCCCTGACTACCCCGAAAGGAATAGGGAGAATGTGATGGAGGACTTCCTGAAGAGAATTGAGTGCTACAAAGTCACTTACCAGCCCCTTGACCCAGACAGCTATGATAA GGATCTTTCTTTCATCAAGGTGATAAATGTAGGCCAGAGATTTCTGGTCAACAAAGTTCAGGACTATATCCAGAGTAAGATCGTCTACTACCTTATGAATATCCACGTCCAGCCTCGCACCATCTACCTTTGCCGGCATGGAGAGAGCGACTTCAATCTTTTGGGGAAGATTGGTGGTGACTCTGGCCTTTCAGTTCGAGGGAAGGAG TTTGCTCAGCATCTGAAGAAGTTTCTGGAGGAACAGGAGATCCAAGACCTCAAAGTGTGGACGAGCCAGTTGAAGAGAACAATTCAGACCGCCGAGTCCCTCGGGGTGACCTATGAGCAGTGGAAGATCCTAAATGAGATCGATGCT GGCGTGTGCGAGGAGATGACATATTCGGAGATTGAGAAGCGGTACCCAGAGGAATTTGCTCTTCGAGATCAAGAGAAGTATCTGTACCGATATCCTGGTGGGGAG TCATACCAGGACCTGGTGCAGCGACTGGAGCCTGTCATCATGGAGCTGGAGCGCCAGGGCAACATCCTCGTCATCTCCCACCAGGCTGTCATGCGCTGCCTCCTGGCCTACTTCTTGGATAAAGGCGCAG atgaGTTGCCATACTTGAGGTGTCCCCTGCACACCATCTTCAAACTTACCCCTGTGGCCTACG GTTGCAAAGTGGAAACAATTAAACTGAATGTGGAGGCTGTGGACACTCATCGTGACAAGCCAACT CACAACTTCCCCAAGAGCCAAACCCCTGTAAGGATGAGAAGGAACAGCTTTACGCCTCTGTCCAGTTCGAACACAATAAGGCGTCCAAGAAATTACAGTGTTGGGAGCCGGCCCCTCAAGCCCCTCAGCCCTCTCCGCGCCCTGGACATGCAAGAAGGGGCGGACCAGCCGAAGACCCAAGTCAGCATTCCG ccagGTCCTTCAAGGGTCAGCCCAGGCCACAGAACCTCCACAGAAAGCCCTGGAGTTTGCAAACGGACATAG
- the Pfkfb2 gene encoding 6-phosphofructo-2-kinase/fructose-2,6-bisphosphatase 2 isoform X4 produces the protein MSGNNESSTEPRSSSGGSSSKPHTSNPRKAGKNCSWASYMTNSPTLIVMIGLPARGKTYVSKKLTRYLNWIGVPTKVFNLGVYRREAVKSYMSYDFFRHDNEEAMKIRKQCALVALEDVKSYLTEESGQIAVFDATNTTRERRDMILNFAQQNAFKVFFVESVCDDPDVIAANILEVKVSSPDYPERNRENVMEDFLKRIECYKVTYQPLDPDSYDKDLSFIKVINVGQRFLVNKVQDYIQSKIVYYLMNIHVQPRTIYLCRHGESDFNLLGKIGGDSGLSVRGKEFAQHLKKFLEEQEIQDLKVWTSQLKRTIQTAESLGVTYEQWKILNEIDAGVCEEMTYSEIEKRYPEEFALRDQEKYLYRYPGGESYQDLVQRLEPVIMELERQGNILVISHQAVMRCLLAYFLDKGADELPYLRCPLHTIFKLTPVAYGCKVETIKLNVEAVDTHRDKPTEVEKVLTEHRHPSMASLTLLS, from the exons catGGGCTTCCTACATGACCAACTCTCCAACTCTCATTGTAATGATTGGTTTGCCAGCCCGGGGTAAAACTTATGTGTCCAAGAAACTAACTCGTTACCTCAACTGGATTGGAGTACCCACCAAAG TGTTTAATCTTGGGGTATATCGGCGTGAAGCAGTCAAGTCCTACATGTCTTATGACTTCTTCCGACATGACAATGAAGAGGCTATGAAGATCCGcaa ACAGTGTGCTCTGGTGGCCCTGGAAGATGTCAAGTCCTATTTGACTGAAGAGAGTGGGCAGATTGCG GTGTTTGACGCCACCAACACTACTCGGGAGAGGAGGGACATGATTTTGAACTTTGCCCAGCAGAATGCCTTCAAG GTATTCTTTGTGGAGTCTGTCTGTGATGATCCTGATGTCATTGCTGCCAATATTCTG GAGGTAAAAGTGTCAAGCCCTGACTACCCCGAAAGGAATAGGGAGAATGTGATGGAGGACTTCCTGAAGAGAATTGAGTGCTACAAAGTCACTTACCAGCCCCTTGACCCAGACAGCTATGATAA GGATCTTTCTTTCATCAAGGTGATAAATGTAGGCCAGAGATTTCTGGTCAACAAAGTTCAGGACTATATCCAGAGTAAGATCGTCTACTACCTTATGAATATCCACGTCCAGCCTCGCACCATCTACCTTTGCCGGCATGGAGAGAGCGACTTCAATCTTTTGGGGAAGATTGGTGGTGACTCTGGCCTTTCAGTTCGAGGGAAGGAG TTTGCTCAGCATCTGAAGAAGTTTCTGGAGGAACAGGAGATCCAAGACCTCAAAGTGTGGACGAGCCAGTTGAAGAGAACAATTCAGACCGCCGAGTCCCTCGGGGTGACCTATGAGCAGTGGAAGATCCTAAATGAGATCGATGCT GGCGTGTGCGAGGAGATGACATATTCGGAGATTGAGAAGCGGTACCCAGAGGAATTTGCTCTTCGAGATCAAGAGAAGTATCTGTACCGATATCCTGGTGGGGAG TCATACCAGGACCTGGTGCAGCGACTGGAGCCTGTCATCATGGAGCTGGAGCGCCAGGGCAACATCCTCGTCATCTCCCACCAGGCTGTCATGCGCTGCCTCCTGGCCTACTTCTTGGATAAAGGCGCAG atgaGTTGCCATACTTGAGGTGTCCCCTGCACACCATCTTCAAACTTACCCCTGTGGCCTACG GTTGCAAAGTGGAAACAATTAAACTGAATGTGGAGGCTGTGGACACTCATCGTGACAAGCCAACT GAAGTGGAGAAGGTACTGACTGAGCACAGACACCCCTCAATGGCATCTCTCACATTGCTCTCCTGA